A window from Microvirgula aerodenitrificans DSM 15089 encodes these proteins:
- a CDS encoding ABC transporter ATP-binding protein, with protein MNTIPGSLRASRLSVALAGKQVLSEIDLAFPDARVSALCGPNGCGKSTLLRALAGLIRPQAGSVWLGDRLLSAMTAQERARHLAILGQSPLLPTSMTVAELVACGRFVHTGLTERISDGNQRWISWAISASGLTALRDQPLSRLSGGQRQLARIAMALAQGSHTLLLDEPTTFLDVHHQMEILQRMRALSREHGLTVLWVLHDLNQAAAFSEHMVLMRDGRVHAEGPPATLAVPAVLSSVFGVDMCAGLIDGQPVCLPRMSTPAEQPPCVP; from the coding sequence ATGAACACCATCCCCGGTTCCCTCCGGGCCTCCCGACTCAGCGTGGCATTGGCTGGCAAGCAGGTGCTGTCGGAGATTGACCTGGCTTTCCCCGATGCTCGGGTCAGCGCGCTGTGCGGCCCAAACGGTTGTGGCAAGAGCACGTTGCTCAGGGCGCTGGCCGGCCTGATCAGGCCGCAGGCCGGCAGCGTCTGGCTCGGCGACCGGCTCCTTTCTGCGATGACGGCACAGGAACGAGCACGGCATCTGGCAATACTGGGGCAATCTCCTCTGCTGCCCACCAGCATGACCGTTGCCGAACTGGTTGCCTGCGGCCGGTTCGTCCATACCGGGCTGACGGAAAGGATCAGCGACGGCAACCAGCGCTGGATCTCGTGGGCCATCAGTGCCAGCGGCCTGACTGCACTGCGTGACCAGCCGCTGTCACGGCTGTCGGGAGGGCAGCGCCAGCTCGCCCGGATCGCCATGGCGCTCGCACAGGGAAGCCATACGCTGTTGCTCGACGAGCCCACGACCTTTCTCGATGTTCATCACCAGATGGAAATCCTGCAGCGGATGCGTGCGCTCAGTCGCGAGCACGGTCTGACCGTACTCTGGGTGCTGCATGATCTGAATCAGGCTGCGGCCTTCTCCGAGCACATGGTGCTCATGCGCGATGGCCGCGTGCATGCCGAGGGTCCACCGGCCACCCTCGCCGTACCGGCAGTGCTGTCATCCGTATTTGGTGTGGACATGTGCGCCGGCCTGATCGACGGCCAGCCCGTCTGCCTGCCGCGCATGAGCACACCGGCGGAACAGCCACCATGCGTCCCCTGA
- a CDS encoding iron ABC transporter permease, with translation MRPLSTRCSHPFTWLLGGLLVAIGLSLTGPLPSGRITLQTWLNGHVDGDTLWIAFSQLRLPRVAATLMAGAALGMAGCLLQALSRNFLASPGVLGVTAGAQLGLIATVLLPASLALATVPTVFAGALLAVLFCFVIAGGWRAHPLTLVLAGSVVSLLLSAMVSLILVLFDQHVAGVALWSAGSLFQSGWTGVTGGLPWFMLATAMAWRNRNQLQLLALGDDSAASVGLNVDRLRRRLLLIASLLSAVAMTLAGPLGLVGLLAPNLLRLAGISQPARLLPGAGLTGALLLAFADPLADWLGDTSRSLLPLGVATAVAGTPLLLWLIGKQASAGLPVPTRFPDSRPPFPHASFLTLAILPPVALLGLQLTPDQLLDGWRNPSSLAGLLFDLRGPRVGVAMLAGTLLAASGVLLQGVVRNPLAGPELLGLSQGAALAILLSLVWFPDPAWHVRLPFSLIGVGSLLSILLWVTRKQQWAPMQLALGGMALATLCSAFGTLIVAQSKLQPAQAVTWLVGSSYGRGWAEAGLLLAGCVTLLPLAYRQARALDLLELGDETATSLGLAVSSVRLRLLGIACVLAGLVVACAGPAGFVGLVAPHMARRLGAGRHRPRLVLAMSLGAILCGLADLLGRTLLAPQDLPFGLITTLIGAPVFLCQLMYARKAT, from the coding sequence ATGCGTCCCCTGAGCACTCGTTGCAGCCATCCGTTCACATGGCTGCTGGGCGGCCTTCTGGTCGCAATCGGCTTGAGTCTGACCGGACCGCTGCCATCTGGCCGCATCACGCTGCAGACCTGGCTGAACGGCCATGTCGACGGAGACACCCTGTGGATCGCCTTCAGTCAGTTGCGTCTCCCCCGTGTCGCGGCAACGCTGATGGCGGGCGCAGCGCTGGGCATGGCGGGTTGTCTGCTTCAGGCACTCTCTCGCAATTTCCTGGCATCCCCCGGCGTGCTGGGCGTCACAGCAGGCGCCCAGCTGGGGTTGATCGCCACCGTGCTGCTGCCCGCAAGTCTGGCGCTGGCAACCGTACCGACGGTTTTTGCCGGTGCGCTGCTCGCCGTGCTGTTCTGCTTCGTCATCGCTGGCGGCTGGCGTGCCCATCCGCTGACGCTCGTACTGGCCGGCAGCGTGGTGTCACTGCTGCTGTCGGCCATGGTCAGCCTGATACTGGTACTGTTCGATCAGCACGTGGCGGGGGTTGCACTGTGGAGTGCGGGCTCGCTGTTTCAGTCCGGCTGGACGGGTGTGACCGGTGGTCTGCCCTGGTTCATGCTGGCCACCGCCATGGCCTGGCGCAACCGCAACCAGTTGCAACTACTGGCGCTCGGGGATGACAGTGCCGCCAGCGTGGGGCTGAACGTCGATCGCCTCCGCCGCCGGCTGTTGCTGATTGCCTCGCTACTTTCAGCCGTGGCCATGACCCTGGCGGGACCACTGGGGCTGGTCGGGCTGCTCGCGCCCAATCTGCTGCGCCTGGCCGGGATCAGCCAGCCGGCCCGGCTGCTGCCGGGTGCCGGACTGACCGGGGCACTACTGCTTGCATTTGCAGATCCGCTCGCTGACTGGCTCGGCGATACCAGCCGCAGCCTGCTGCCGCTGGGCGTCGCCACGGCAGTGGCCGGGACGCCATTACTGCTGTGGCTGATCGGCAAGCAGGCGTCCGCCGGACTGCCCGTGCCGACACGATTCCCGGACAGTCGCCCTCCGTTTCCGCATGCATCCTTCCTTACGCTGGCCATCCTGCCGCCGGTTGCCCTGCTGGGTCTGCAACTGACGCCGGACCAGTTGCTCGACGGCTGGCGAAACCCATCCAGCCTTGCCGGGCTGTTGTTCGATCTGCGCGGACCGCGCGTTGGCGTAGCCATGCTGGCCGGGACACTGCTGGCAGCCAGCGGCGTGCTGCTGCAGGGCGTGGTACGCAACCCGCTGGCCGGTCCCGAACTGCTCGGGCTGAGCCAGGGTGCGGCACTGGCGATATTGCTGTCGCTGGTCTGGTTTCCGGATCCGGCATGGCATGTCCGCCTGCCCTTTTCCCTGATCGGGGTCGGCAGCCTGCTCAGCATCCTGTTGTGGGTCACCCGCAAACAACAATGGGCGCCGATGCAGCTGGCGCTCGGCGGCATGGCACTGGCCACCCTGTGCAGCGCATTCGGCACCCTGATTGTTGCCCAGTCGAAGTTGCAACCGGCCCAGGCCGTGACCTGGCTGGTGGGCAGCAGCTATGGTCGAGGCTGGGCCGAAGCCGGCCTGCTGCTCGCTGGTTGCGTGACGCTGCTGCCGCTGGCCTACCGCCAGGCGAGAGCACTCGACCTGCTGGAGCTCGGAGACGAAACCGCAACCAGCCTTGGCCTGGCGGTCTCATCGGTCCGCCTGCGACTGCTCGGCATCGCCTGCGTGCTGGCCGGACTGGTCGTCGCCTGCGCCGGCCCGGCGGGTTTTGTCGGACTGGTCGCGCCGCACATGGCGCGCCGGCTGGGGGCTGGCCGGCATCGGCCGCGGCTGGTGCTGGCCATGTCGCTGGGGGCCATTCTGTGCGGACTGGCCGACCTGCTCGGACGCACCCTGCTGGCACCGCAGGATCTGCCGTTCGGTCTGATCACCACCTTGATCGGCGCACCGGTCTTTCTTTGCCAGTTGATGTATGCACGGAAGGCAACATGA
- the fhuF gene encoding siderophore-iron reductase FhuF, which produces MSPPDPRRWLTGPLAPYARCVVLEPDGASEMAVGMLRDPENIAAAMARYASRHATAPRRALVSQWLKRYLACLLIPQLALLQHGWRLPQEISALSLRMGPDGEACAFRYAYVGAPLQDDTDRWSELLFDHLAPLIAALASHGRLAPRVLWNNLGNLLDAIFSRLPSSSEADRLFLLEAGHWLLPDGSGNTLRNPMRYPVRHIAPLLPEVRTTPTRLRRLCCLRHEIPGMVYCASCPHLEHLDRTELHALLEHWQRQD; this is translated from the coding sequence ATGAGCCCGCCCGATCCTCGTCGCTGGCTGACCGGCCCGCTGGCCCCTTACGCTCGTTGCGTAGTACTGGAACCGGATGGTGCCAGTGAAATGGCGGTTGGTATGCTGCGAGACCCGGAAAACATTGCAGCAGCAATGGCGCGCTATGCCTCCAGGCATGCCACCGCCCCGCGCCGTGCGCTGGTCTCCCAGTGGCTGAAGCGGTACCTCGCCTGCCTGCTGATCCCGCAACTGGCATTGCTGCAGCATGGCTGGCGCTTGCCGCAGGAGATCAGCGCACTGTCGCTGCGGATGGGTCCGGATGGAGAGGCCTGCGCCTTCCGTTATGCATATGTCGGCGCACCGCTGCAGGATGACACGGACCGCTGGAGCGAACTCCTGTTTGACCACCTTGCCCCGCTGATCGCGGCACTGGCCAGCCACGGCCGGCTCGCACCCCGCGTGCTGTGGAACAACCTCGGCAATCTGCTCGATGCAATTTTCTCCAGACTGCCGTCATCCAGTGAAGCAGACCGGCTCTTTCTGCTGGAAGCCGGGCACTGGCTCCTGCCGGACGGATCAGGAAACACGCTTCGCAACCCGATGCGATATCCCGTCCGCCATATCGCCCCACTGCTGCCCGAGGTCCGGACAACTCCGACCCGCTTGCGCCGCCTGTGCTGCCTGCGGCACGAAATTCCCGGCATGGTGTATTGCGCCAGCTGCCCGCACCTTGAGCATCTCGATCGGACTGAACTGCATGCCCTCCTTGAACACTGGCAGCGACAGGATTAG
- a CDS encoding ABC transporter substrate-binding protein, producing MPSLNTGSDRISRRRLLFATALAALPSQARTPLQHRQPRVITLEYHATEMVLALGVTPVGVADTGGYSRWVGVEKARLATAINVGNRQQPSLEAIAMLRPDLIVAVDFRHASLKALLERIAPTLMLSSSEREGLAAVFEDHRQLALTLGLETRAGLALTVLDDCLARERNRLAAAGWAGKPLAILQHIAGVPQMWAFAGNSVPGGVQKALGLGGPWLHERARQGITVKTVEELLVLDVTLALLGGAPPQTPVWKQAPAVRHERLLVLPDGLWPFGGPVSTVRLVRALSTALLRRGHADRP from the coding sequence ATGCCCTCCTTGAACACTGGCAGCGACAGGATTAGCCGCCGCCGGTTGCTGTTCGCCACGGCCCTGGCCGCGCTGCCTTCACAGGCTCGCACTCCCCTGCAGCATCGACAGCCCCGGGTGATCACTCTCGAGTATCACGCTACGGAAATGGTCCTGGCGCTGGGCGTCACGCCGGTAGGGGTTGCCGATACCGGCGGCTACAGCCGCTGGGTCGGTGTGGAAAAGGCACGGCTCGCCACTGCCATCAATGTTGGCAATCGGCAACAGCCATCGCTGGAAGCCATCGCCATGCTACGCCCGGACCTGATCGTGGCAGTCGACTTCCGGCATGCATCGCTGAAAGCCCTGCTGGAGCGCATTGCTCCGACCCTGATGTTGTCCAGCAGTGAACGTGAAGGACTCGCCGCCGTATTCGAGGACCATCGTCAACTTGCCCTGACACTGGGTCTGGAAACGCGCGCAGGGCTTGCGCTGACAGTACTGGACGACTGTCTCGCCAGAGAGCGGAACCGACTGGCTGCGGCGGGCTGGGCCGGCAAGCCACTGGCCATCCTGCAGCACATCGCCGGTGTGCCGCAGATGTGGGCCTTCGCCGGCAACAGTGTGCCGGGTGGCGTGCAGAAGGCACTGGGCCTTGGCGGCCCGTGGCTGCACGAGCGCGCGCGGCAGGGAATCACGGTCAAAACAGTTGAGGAACTGCTGGTTCTGGACGTCACCCTTGCCCTGCTCGGCGGCGCCCCCCCGCAGACGCCGGTATGGAAGCAGGCACCCGCCGTTCGGCACGAACGGCTGCTGGTTCTGCCTGACGGTCTGTGGCCATTTGGCGGACCGGTATCGACGGTCCGGCTGGTGCGGGCACTGAGCACCGCCTTGCTGCGTCGGGGGCATGCGGACCGGCCATAG
- a CDS encoding ClbS/DfsB family four-helix bundle protein, translated as MPIPANQRELLDAIRTRYAQLDAELRTVPPAQAFEATLEGHVQGTLISVADLVAYLLGWNLLVLKWCAGRDAGRAVDFPDTGFKWNELGRLAQRFYRDHAALDFPARRDALAHAHADIVERVMRETDASLYGEAWYGKYPLGRMIQLNTSSPYANARARLRKWKKARGV; from the coding sequence ATGCCGATCCCCGCAAACCAGCGCGAACTGCTGGACGCGATACGAACCCGCTATGCGCAGCTCGATGCCGAGCTGCGCACGGTGCCGCCGGCGCAGGCCTTTGAGGCGACACTGGAAGGCCATGTGCAGGGCACGCTGATCAGCGTGGCCGACCTGGTGGCCTATCTGCTGGGCTGGAACCTGCTGGTGCTGAAGTGGTGTGCCGGCCGGGACGCCGGGCGGGCGGTGGATTTCCCCGATACCGGATTCAAGTGGAATGAACTCGGCCGGCTGGCACAGCGGTTCTATCGTGACCACGCCGCGCTGGATTTTCCGGCGCGGCGGGACGCGCTGGCCCACGCCCATGCCGATATCGTCGAGCGGGTCATGCGCGAAACCGACGCCTCGCTGTATGGCGAAGCGTGGTACGGCAAGTATCCGCTCGGACGGATGATCCAGCTCAATACCTCGTCGCCGTATGCCAATGCCCGGGCACGGCTGCGCAAGTGGAAGAAGGCCCGAGGTGTCTAG
- a CDS encoding RidA family protein yields the protein MSAPRFVDPASMAAPGGHYSHAVCAGGLVYVSGQLPITADGHKLTGAPFEAQARQVLANVGQALLACGSSPSRLLQVRVYLTDIDNWPLFNRLYAAWLGELRPARAVVPVPVLHHGLAVEMEAVARA from the coding sequence ATGAGTGCGCCGCGCTTCGTCGATCCGGCGTCCATGGCGGCGCCCGGCGGGCATTACTCGCATGCGGTCTGCGCCGGCGGGCTGGTCTATGTGTCCGGCCAGTTGCCGATCACCGCCGATGGCCACAAGCTGACCGGCGCGCCCTTCGAGGCGCAGGCGCGCCAGGTGCTGGCCAATGTCGGGCAGGCGCTGCTCGCCTGCGGCAGCAGCCCGTCACGGCTGCTGCAGGTGCGCGTCTACCTGACCGACATCGACAACTGGCCACTGTTCAACCGCCTGTACGCGGCCTGGCTTGGTGAGCTGCGCCCGGCCCGCGCCGTTGTGCCGGTGCCGGTACTGCACCACGGACTGGCGGTCGAGATGGAGGCGGTCGCCCGGGCCTGA
- a CDS encoding threo-3-hydroxy-L-aspartate ammonia-lyase, whose product MTALPIFFADVVAAHEHIRGVAHQTPVLTSATADALTGAKLFFKCENFQRMGAFKFRGAYNAISQFTPEQKASGVITFSSGNHAQAIALSARLLGVRAVIVMPEDAPAIKVEATRGYGGEVIFYNRYTEDREAIGKQLAAERGLTLIPPYDHPHVMAGQGTAARELIEQAGELDLLLVCLGGGGLLSGCAVAAKAMNPACKVIGVEPEAGNDGQRSFRSGEIVHIDTPKTIADGAQTQHLGNYTFPVIRELVDDIVTVSDAELVDTMAFLAGRMKVVAEPTGCLAAAAALHGKVDVAGKRVGIIVSGGNVDLQRFAALIQGQA is encoded by the coding sequence ATGACCGCACTGCCCATTTTCTTTGCCGATGTTGTCGCTGCCCATGAACACATCCGTGGCGTCGCCCACCAGACCCCGGTGCTGACTTCGGCGACGGCCGATGCGCTGACCGGCGCCAAGCTGTTCTTCAAATGCGAGAACTTCCAGCGCATGGGGGCGTTCAAGTTCCGTGGCGCCTACAACGCCATCTCGCAGTTCACCCCGGAACAGAAGGCCAGCGGCGTGATCACGTTCTCGTCCGGCAACCATGCGCAGGCGATTGCCCTGTCGGCGCGGCTGCTTGGCGTCAGGGCAGTGATCGTGATGCCGGAGGATGCACCGGCAATCAAGGTCGAAGCCACGCGCGGCTATGGCGGCGAGGTGATCTTCTACAACCGCTATACCGAGGACCGCGAGGCCATCGGCAAGCAGCTGGCAGCCGAACGCGGCCTGACGCTGATTCCGCCGTACGACCATCCGCACGTGATGGCCGGGCAGGGCACGGCCGCCAGGGAACTGATCGAGCAGGCCGGCGAACTGGATCTGCTGCTGGTCTGCCTCGGCGGCGGCGGGTTGCTGTCCGGCTGCGCGGTGGCGGCAAAGGCGATGAACCCGGCCTGCAAGGTGATCGGGGTCGAGCCCGAGGCCGGCAATGACGGCCAGCGCAGCTTCCGCAGCGGCGAAATCGTCCATATCGACACGCCAAAGACCATCGCCGACGGTGCCCAGACCCAGCATCTTGGCAACTACACCTTCCCGGTCATTCGCGAGCTGGTCGATGACATTGTCACCGTCAGCGATGCGGAACTGGTCGATACCATGGCCTTCCTGGCCGGCCGGATGAAAGTGGTCGCCGAGCCGACCGGCTGCCTGGCCGCCGCCGCCGCGCTGCATGGCAAGGTCGATGTCGCCGGCAAGCGGGTCGGCATTATCGTGTCCGGCGGCAATGTTGACCTGCAGCGCTTTGCCGCGCTGATCCAGGGCCAGGCATGA
- a CDS encoding helix-turn-helix transcriptional regulator — MPNLQENQLLLREARKIVDALGQTFAPLVEVVLHDLTRPEHAVVAIANNLSGREVGDAATELGLARITNPDFPEVIQNYANRFPDGRPAKSTSIGLKNSDGEFVAAICLNMDVSMLGAMTAGLGQLIRTDTPAPAVNESLAPRRVEEVRTVLERYAAARNTTPMGLNLDQRRDAMRELAASGLLDLRRALSEVAQTLGVARSTVYTYLPQEDRP; from the coding sequence ATGCCCAATCTCCAAGAAAACCAGCTCCTGTTGCGCGAGGCGCGGAAAATCGTCGATGCGCTCGGGCAGACCTTTGCGCCGCTGGTCGAGGTCGTGCTGCACGACCTGACCCGGCCCGAACACGCGGTGGTGGCGATCGCCAACAACCTGTCCGGCCGCGAAGTCGGCGACGCGGCGACCGAACTCGGTCTGGCGCGGATCACCAATCCCGACTTCCCGGAAGTCATCCAGAACTACGCCAACCGCTTTCCCGATGGCCGTCCGGCCAAGAGCACATCGATCGGACTGAAGAACAGCGACGGCGAGTTCGTCGCCGCAATCTGCCTGAACATGGATGTGTCGATGCTGGGCGCCATGACCGCCGGGCTCGGCCAGCTGATCCGCACCGACACGCCGGCACCGGCGGTAAACGAATCGCTGGCGCCGCGCCGGGTCGAAGAAGTCCGCACCGTGCTCGAACGTTATGCCGCCGCCCGCAATACCACGCCGATGGGCCTGAATCTCGACCAGCGCCGCGATGCGATGCGCGAACTGGCTGCCAGCGGGCTGCTGGACCTGCGCCGCGCGCTGTCCGAAGTGGCGCAGACCCTCGGCGTCGCCCGTTCAACCGTCTATACCTATCTCCCCCAGGAAGACCGACCATGA
- a CDS encoding efflux transporter outer membrane subunit, translating to MTRKTLMMRTPNPIELALILALAGCAAGPDYHRPQIPAPDDWRAWRSGADALAVPVVESWLETDWWKPFGDPLLDRLVERARAASPDVRTAALRFAQSRVQRSTVAAQRGVQVDAVGSLDRQRQSEHAVSTRLIDVLSPARHDELVGVLSEPVTVYQAGFDASWEADLWGRVARQLEAADARIAGSRAELQQVTLSVTAEVVRNYVELRAAQQQQRLGRARVAAAGEALQLAQARVAGGLDDSGVAEHRRAQLADAEAALPPWLAREAQAINQLTLLLGERPGALQTELADNGRGPGDWPRPDLALGVPSALLQRRPDIGAAEARLQAAVAEVGVAVADLYPRLTIGARFGLDSYQAGQFGDWGSREWSIGPSLTLPLFDQGRRRSTITLRKLEQQEAAVAYQQSVLGAWHDVDRALARYAAEQQRRVQLARTEAARRDELTLAQARQTGGMTDFLTVLDARSAQLQAQGARADSEAQLLLDLVAVYKSVGV from the coding sequence ATGACGAGAAAGACCCTGATGATGCGTACCCCGAACCCGATCGAACTGGCGCTGATCCTTGCCCTGGCCGGCTGCGCCGCTGGCCCCGATTATCACCGGCCGCAGATTCCGGCACCGGACGACTGGCGTGCATGGCGCAGTGGCGCCGATGCGCTGGCGGTGCCGGTGGTCGAAAGCTGGCTGGAGACGGACTGGTGGAAGCCGTTCGGCGACCCGCTGCTTGACCGGCTGGTCGAGCGCGCCCGTGCCGCCAGCCCGGACGTGCGCACCGCGGCGTTGCGCTTCGCCCAGAGCCGCGTTCAGCGCAGCACCGTGGCGGCACAGCGCGGGGTCCAGGTCGATGCCGTCGGCAGTCTCGATCGTCAGCGGCAGAGTGAGCATGCCGTCAGCACCCGGCTGATCGACGTGCTGTCGCCGGCGCGCCACGACGAACTGGTCGGCGTGCTCAGCGAACCGGTAACGGTGTACCAGGCCGGTTTCGATGCGTCGTGGGAGGCCGATCTGTGGGGACGGGTCGCCCGCCAGCTGGAGGCGGCCGATGCCCGCATCGCCGGATCGCGTGCCGAACTGCAGCAGGTCACGCTCAGTGTGACGGCCGAGGTGGTGCGCAACTATGTCGAACTGCGAGCGGCCCAGCAGCAGCAGCGGCTGGGCCGGGCGCGGGTGGCCGCCGCCGGCGAGGCGCTGCAACTGGCTCAGGCACGGGTGGCCGGCGGGCTGGACGACAGCGGGGTGGCCGAGCACCGCCGGGCACAACTGGCAGACGCCGAAGCCGCATTGCCGCCCTGGCTGGCGCGCGAGGCGCAGGCGATCAATCAGCTGACCCTGCTGCTCGGAGAGCGCCCCGGCGCCCTGCAGACCGAACTGGCCGACAACGGCCGCGGCCCCGGCGACTGGCCGCGCCCGGACCTCGCGCTCGGCGTGCCCTCGGCGCTGCTGCAGCGCCGCCCGGACATCGGTGCGGCCGAGGCACGGTTGCAGGCGGCCGTGGCCGAGGTCGGCGTGGCGGTGGCCGACCTGTATCCGCGGTTGACCATTGGTGCGCGCTTTGGTCTGGACTCCTATCAGGCCGGGCAGTTTGGCGACTGGGGCAGCCGCGAGTGGTCGATCGGGCCCAGCCTGACCCTGCCGCTGTTCGACCAGGGCCGCCGGCGCAGCACGATTACCCTGCGCAAGCTCGAACAGCAGGAAGCCGCTGTTGCCTACCAGCAGAGCGTGCTCGGTGCCTGGCACGATGTCGACCGTGCCCTGGCGCGCTATGCGGCGGAACAGCAGCGCCGCGTACAACTGGCCCGGACCGAGGCCGCCCGCCGCGACGAACTGACGCTGGCGCAGGCGCGGCAGACTGGCGGCATGACCGACTTCCTGACCGTGCTCGACGCACGCAGCGCGCAACTGCAGGCGCAGGGCGCCCGGGCGGACAGCGAGGCGCAACTGCTGCTGGATCTGGTGGCGGTTTACAAGAGTGTCGGGGTGTAG
- a CDS encoding ABC transporter permease — translation MLERLRCILALCRKELLTILKDPANRVILFVPALLQSVLFGYAATYDLIHVPYALLDQSRSAASAELVAHLDGTGVFHRIETLRTRADISRVIDSGPALLVISIGPRFATQLEAGEAAPLQLVLDARNSNTAGSAAGFVNAVVERFNADWRERHGAAPLPLQIETRAWYNPNLETRWNLIPGLIAALSMLQTLMLTALSVAREREQGTFDQLLVTPLTPLDIMIGKSLPPILVGLTQSTIVLFVALFWFRIPMAGSLLTLYAGLLCFTVASVGIGLSISAVSLNMQQAMLYTFVLVMPLMLLSGLTTPISNMPDALQLATLANPLRFAINLVQRVYLEGVGLREVALDLLPLLVIAALTLPLAAWLFRHRLS, via the coding sequence ATGCTGGAACGCCTGCGTTGCATCCTGGCGCTGTGTCGCAAGGAACTGCTGACCATTCTCAAGGACCCCGCCAACCGGGTGATCCTGTTCGTCCCGGCACTGTTGCAGAGCGTGCTGTTCGGCTATGCCGCCACCTACGATCTGATCCATGTGCCGTATGCGCTGCTCGATCAGAGCCGCAGCGCGGCATCGGCCGAACTGGTTGCCCATCTCGATGGCACCGGCGTGTTTCACCGCATCGAAACCCTGCGTACCCGGGCCGACATCAGCCGCGTGATCGACAGTGGGCCGGCGTTGCTGGTGATCAGCATCGGCCCGCGCTTTGCCACGCAGCTGGAAGCCGGCGAAGCAGCGCCGCTGCAACTGGTGCTCGATGCGCGCAACTCGAACACCGCCGGTTCGGCGGCCGGCTTCGTCAATGCCGTGGTCGAGCGCTTCAACGCCGACTGGCGGGAACGGCACGGCGCCGCGCCGCTGCCGCTGCAGATCGAGACCCGAGCCTGGTACAACCCGAATCTGGAAACGCGCTGGAACCTGATTCCCGGGCTGATCGCCGCGCTGAGCATGCTGCAGACGCTGATGCTGACCGCACTGTCGGTGGCGCGCGAGCGTGAGCAGGGCACCTTCGACCAGTTGCTGGTCACGCCGCTGACGCCGCTGGACATCATGATCGGCAAGTCACTGCCGCCGATCCTGGTCGGGCTGACCCAGTCGACGATCGTACTGTTCGTGGCGCTGTTCTGGTTCCGCATCCCGATGGCCGGCTCGCTGCTGACGCTGTATGCCGGGTTGCTGTGCTTTACCGTTGCCAGTGTCGGGATCGGCCTGTCGATTTCGGCTGTGTCGCTGAACATGCAGCAGGCGATGCTGTACACCTTTGTGCTGGTCATGCCGCTGATGCTGCTGTCCGGCCTGACCACGCCAATCAGCAATATGCCGGACGCGCTGCAACTGGCCACGCTGGCCAATCCGCTGCGCTTTGCCATCAACCTGGTGCAGCGCGTCTATCTGGAGGGCGTCGGTCTGCGCGAGGTGGCGCTCGACCTGCTGCCCCTGCTGGTGATTGCGGCGCTGACGCTGCCGCTGGCGGCATGGCTGTTCCGCCACCGGCTGTCATGA